A window of Fusarium oxysporum Fo47 chromosome II, complete sequence genomic DNA:
GGACAGGGCTCACTGCTCTGCATCAGGCAGTGAGCAACGGAGACAAGCATGGCAAAGGATCTACTTATGGAGGGGATTGATCCGAATAGTGCGGATCCCTTTGGGAAAACTCCACTCCACTTCATAAAATGCTCCGAAGAGGAGATGGCACACGCAGCAGTCAAAATGATCAAGACTCTTGTGGAGCACGGAGCCGACATCAACAGATGGGACCTTCTTGGTAACACACCGCTCCTCACTCATCTGCAAGACTTTGAGCGGAATGATTCTGTCATCGCAGAGTTCATCCGGCAAGGAGCTCACATATACGAGGGCTTTTATGATGATCTCGAAGCGCCtctcaacaaactcaacCAAGAGATCTATAGCGCCATGGCATATATCGGATTTGTTGGCCCAGGCTGCGAACCGGTTCCTCTGCCGCCTAATCATGACACCGGAATGGAATGGCCTGAGACCCGAGAGGCCATTTTTTGACATTTCCATAAACTCATCCACCAGACAGACAAGTGCCGGAAGGGTTGGCTGAATTCTCGCCCAAGGAATGGGAAGAGTCCTGGGAGAAGCACCCATTGTCTATGTGGATGCTCCACTGTTGGGGAATCTAATACAGAGGAGCCCAGACTATTGAGCTTCAACTAGAGTGAAAGATAGATATGAGGAGGGTGATAATGACTCAAAAGATGAAACCTCTGACGAACGAGTTGGTGGCTGGCAGTgataaagaagagaagaagagtatGCGGTGGTCATGTTGACTGTCGAAAGATTGTCAAGTTCTACGCCGGAGTTTTGTTTTACAATAGAGAGAGAGACGGGAATACTGGTCAGCAATGACGAGAGTTCATATGGAATCTTGATCAAGTGTTTGTATTATTGGCTGATTTCAGCGTGGACGCAGACTCGCAGTAATGTTGAATGATATAAGATACCAAAGTTCTCCGGAAAGGGGCATCTGAGAAAGAAATAGAAAATGGTTTACTAGTTTATTTACCCCAACATCGAACCACTGAAAGAGTCATCATGAGGAACTTGTCCTGGACTGCTAAGCATTCTGCAATTTCCAGGTGTCGGGCCTCATGAGCTTGACTATGCCTTGCCAGTACTTCCACAAATATCTATCCATCTCTCAACCTCGGCCTGTAGTATCTCTATCCCTTCATCTACACGCTGCATGAAAGGTTTATGTGCATTCTCCTTTAAGTGGGCATGCCAGACCTCCAAGAGCAATTTGTTGACATTGAGCTTCACGGCTCCAGCTTTGATACAGTCTTGCATGATCTGAGCAGTGAAGTCATTTGTCCCGTGAAGTGCCATGAATGCATGCCCACGGATCTGTTTATCAATGGATGAGAGTCTGGCAAGGTCGAGGTCCGGTCCTTTGGGGCCATAATCACCGTGAATATTGCCGACGCTCGGGGCCAGGATGTCTATACCTGCTTTGAGGAAGTTTTCTGCCTCCTCGGGAGAAGTGAATAAGGCTATCCCTGTATTAGACAACTGTTACTATGGCGATGAGAGGTACTAaccttcaagatcatcagtATCAGCAATGCCATCTTCCCCCCCATTGATCCGTCCACTCTCTGCCTCGACAGCAATACCCCGCTTATGACACAACTTCGTCAATGCAGTAGTCTTAGCAAGATTTTCCTCATGATCGTAATGGCTCATATCAACCATGATAGAGTCAAAAGGTAAAGTTTTCACGACCTCTTCGATCTGTGAAACATCTTGTGCatgatcaagatgaagagagagcGGTACGGTCGCTGATTTGATAGCCGCAGATGCTGCCCAGGCTAGAGTTGGTAGCTGTCTCAGGGTAGAGGGGAATAGAAGGAGAACCAGTGGGGATCGTTTTGCTTCGGCTGCTTTGACTATGGCTGTGAGATGTTCGATATTGTAGCTGaatattatagttagtaCGAAGCGCCAACGATACTGCGGAAGGCAAACCATATTGCTGCTAAGACCCCATAGTTACCCTTGACAGCATCTTCTAAGATACGTAAGGTTCGGTTCGTGTTTCTCAAGTTTTCAATTGGTTCTGGCATGATGAACTGGTATACAATGAGTTGTCTGTTGAGGAGCAAACCGATTGGATGGGGTGACATAGACAGCATCAGCGTATCTGGTTTAGTCATCATCCAATAAGGAAATTAGAGCCACCAACTCCTCATTTGGGCGAGGCGTTAACGGCAACAGGATTAAACAAGTTTCATAGACTTTATTTTA
This region includes:
- a CDS encoding ketose-bisphosphate aldolase, whose protein sequence is MPEPIENLRNTNRTLRILEDAVKGNYGVLAAICYNIEHLTAIVKAAEAKRSPLVLLLFPSTLRQLPTLAWAASAAIKSATVPLSLHLDHAQDVSQIEEVVKTLPFDSIMVDMSHYDHEENLAKTTALTKLCHKRGIAVEAESGRINGGEDGIADTDDLEALFTSPEEAENFLKAGIDILAPSVGNIHGDYGPKGPDLDLARLSSIDKQIRGHAFMALHGTNDFTAQIMQDCIKAGAVKLNVNKLLLEVWHAHLKENAHKPFMQRVDEGIEILQAEVERWIDICGSTGKA